GATGAGAAGATCAAGCTCTGGTTGTTTCTTTCTGGCCGTCACTCGTCAGTACCTGAAATGACCCAGCCCGCTGTAGCTAAATTAAGAGGTTGATTGTTGTTGATATTTGTTATTGCATGGAGTCTTAGACTGTCTACTTTGCTTATTTATTTGCTTGTTTCTACTGCTTATTCTGTTTTGCAGTTGTTTCAAGTGGTTTATGGGTGGCTCCAGGCAACTCGGAAGAGGTTGCAGCTGCACTATGTCAGGCCTTAAGAAATTCTTTGGAGAGGTATCATTATACCTGTTATAGTATGAATCTGTAATTTATAATTTGCTGTCTCATTGATGAATTTCCAATCTGACAATTTCTCTTGCACAGAGCACTAAGAGGGCTTTCCTATGCAAGATTTGGTGATGTATTTACAAAATACAACCCCCCTACAAGAAATCAAAACAGCTTTAGGTTCGTGACAAAGTTGCTATGCCTTTATCTATTCATTTTGTATTCTTTGTTAACTAGTTTCTTACAATCTTTGTTCAGCAACTTATGCAACATGTCTGTTAAAGTTCAAATGTCGTGCACTACAATAGATAGTGTATGGTATATTGGGATAGAGTGAAGTTGGTCATTATTCCTGTGTTTGAAGAAATGAAAAGGCCCCTGCCCATCTAGTGATACAAAACTTTGTTTAAACAATAACCGAATTGTCAACATAGGGTTTCAACTTAATAGATTCTTTTTTCTTTCTGCTATAGTGGTTTCGAAAATAGCCGCATCCCTTGTTTTTGCCAATCTGTATATGATGCCGAGAATGTAATGATAATATTCAGATACTTGTTGGCCATTTATCTTGTATACAAGCATTGGAGTGGGGCCTGCATGAATTCGTATCGtctgacatactccctccgtcccaaaataagtctcTCGAGATGACTTAGTAGGCTGACCTTTCTTGACTTCTAGTAATTGTATGATGAACCAGAAGTCCATATCAACTTGCGATAATGTCACAGGCTCGCAATCATTCCTCTTTGATCACGGGTGAAATAAGTAATGACAGTGTGACATGGAGGATACAGATGTGGCTGGCCATGTAGTTTCattgttttctgtttgttttccAAGGACAACTTCGCTTTTCTTGATTTCCGTTCCATTTAATTTTGTTATCATTGTGTTATAGGCGAGCACAACCTACAGTAGAATTTGTCTTTGCGGCCACTGAGGAAGCAATCTTTGTGCATGTTATTATATCTGCAAGGTCAGTTCTTATTATGTCCGTCATATCGTTGGCTTTCTTCAGTTTATTTAGTGCCAGTGGTCTTACTTTAAATGGTTTATTCTGTTAGATATATGCGGAACCTATCTAGTGATGATATAGAGAAAGTTCTCACACACACTCCCCGTTCTGTTGGTGAAGGTCTTCCAGGTACTGTTTCATTCACTAATTCTATCTTTACATATCTTGCTGTATTGACATCCTTAGAAAAATCTACCGTCTTATCTGCTGGAAAAAGATAATATATTTGTGCTATTCGCAATTCTGATCTGACATGATTTTCTTGTGGTAGGGGGACTTGGAAAAGTCCTTGGGGTATCTGATTTACAAATAGGGACTGCCCACTGTTTTATCGTACTTTTTAGTTCTTTATAAGGATTAAAGGATGACAAGTGAATCTCATTTAGAGTGGGGAGCCATTCAGTAATATGGTGTTTTTGAAATTTCATCTTTACAAATAGAACTTCACGAGGCGGTATGCTAGCTTATGgcatacattttgatttagttttccAATTGTTCAACTTTTATCGATGGTCCTTTTGTATCATACTGTTATTTAAAGGGATCCCTTATAGTTAAAAAACATGACTACATTGGTTAGTTTGACAGTTAGAACCTTCTAAGTAATCGCGCTGCTGGTCATAGTTCTGTTCTGTATTTGTCTTAGTCTGTGTGCTATGAGCCTATGACGCTGACAGAATGGGCAGAAGCACAGCCATATAGTGGTTTATATTCTTGGAGTCATCATCATGAATCAGGCTGAAATATAAAATAGTTCTCTAAATAGTTAAACTAACTTCACTGTGCATTCTATTTCTGTGACCAAGCTCATGATAACTTTGCTTTTGTCAGTTTCTTAATCGTTTATGTAAATTATGCTTGCCTTTTTTTGGGATGAAAGTTATGTTTTATATCATGCATATTCAAATTCATGGTCTGTTTAATTGAATGCTGCAGTTATTGTCGCTCCTAGTGGAATGCTGGGTAGGCTTGTTGGCTGTTGCCCAAGTGACCTCGCGAGACAAGTATATTCAAGGTATTTCAGAACTCAAAACTCAAATCGACTTATATGCTAAGCTTTTTTTGGCATTCTATGCCTGTTGATATGACCTCTCACTGATGAGTTAGACACTTAGACCTGCTTGCACCTATTGGGTGTTACCTCACCTGTCAGTGAGATCTTGTGTTTCTTTTAAGGATATTCATATGCAGAGCAGTTGATTATGACACTTAGTTCTCATGGTAACTTTCTGTAAACATTTCAGCAAATTATCGGCACCTAATCTACCAGGTTTCACTCAACCCACCATCTGCCAGCTGAGAGGTCAAAGTTACTATGTTGAAGTTGCCCTTGGCTTTCCACCTGCCTCAACTGGCAAAACTTCTGAATCGGAAAATAATCAGATTAAGAAGGAATTAGATTCAGTGAACGACCCTCATTTAGGTGCTGATGGGCAGCAAAAGTTAGAATCTGCCGATGGCCTTCCAGTTCTTGAAAGGACATTCATATACCCACCTGAGGCTGTTATGGTACCAATGGTCCATCAGGCATTTGTTCGATTTTCTAGTAAAAGGTAATAGTCTTGCTCTAATGATCTTGTTATATTTGGAGAGTGCATGGTTTAAATTATGTTGCCCGCAGAATGTGGTCACAGGACTGTAtgggtagttcaccatgtgaggcTTGGCCATTCTGGAACTTCTCTCCGTCTTCTTACTTCCGGAACAGGTCAGTCTGGCATACATTGTTTTTTTCTATCAATCAATGACTATCTGGAACAGCTCATAAGTCAAAATGTTGGAGACCAACTTCAAATGCTGTTATCTACAATGAACTCTGTAAAATGTTGAAAGAACAGCATTGAAACACTGTTTTGATGTTATCCTATATCTGTAGGAACTAAATAGTGGAATACAAGATCTAAAAAATAACAAGAAAatatttttcttaagaggaatacatgaaattctgatttttttttgatATGTTAGACATAGAAACACCCTCCTACTTTCGAGCTAGGTGTGGACATAGAACAAGGTAAATCTTGCCATTTTTCAGAACTTAGAAATTTAAATTGCTGAGCATGCGATTTCTTTAGAACTAGGATAAAATAATTGGAACATAAAGTATGTTGCCTACCACCTTGCTGTAAATTGTAATATCACGTACCCATGTTCCTTACAGTAACTCCTTTCTGGCTTACTCTCATTTGAGGGCCAGAACTTCTCTTGAACTGGAGAAAAACAGCACCAAGGACTGTTTCAGTTGATGCCTAACAGTGTCCTAGCATGCCAAATATTTTTGCCTAACAGGCTAGCTTGTGGCCAAGACAAGTGGAGCCATAACCTAGCTTACCATGACATAACTTATGTTCTTATGACGTCATTTTTGGCATGTCTAGCTGTGGTTATGAGATACTTTTCTAATTTGGCTAAGAAAAGTGTGGCACATTGTTGCAAATTTTGGCTTCCAACCAAACAGGCTGTAAGTGTTGTTTTAAAGGCACTTATTTTGTAATCAAGGCTCTGAAGTCTCAACTGCCACATTCCCGCACAAAAAAAGACCCTAGAAGAATTGGCAGCTAAGTTTATCCAAAAAATTAGAGTTACTGAGGCTCAGTTTGCGGTTGCTAAGCTGTGCTAAGCTGGACTAACTATTTGTTAAGGATCACCATCATCAACAAAGGTGCTTATTTTGTAATCAGGGTTACTGCTTCATTCCGACAAAATAAGAAGACCTAGAAGAATTGTCATCCACTTTTTTGAGGTTCTAACGCTCAGCTTGCGGTTGTTGAACTGTGTGCTAAGCTGGACCAACTCTTTGTTAAGGATTACCATCCACGCAGCACATCCGGAGTCTCTATGCAAAAGAACACGTTTTGTTGCCATGGTTCATTGTACCCAAAAGTTACTTGCAAGAATTACATAGATTCAATCGTGCACATGGATCACAATCTCTGGGTGCAACTAAAGAGTTGATCTGATTATTACATGACATTTTTTCAGTACTTCTTTTAATACATCAtgattgcaaatttgttttgtCTGATTTCTCCTGCATTAATTGTTTTGTTCTGTTAGCAGCTCTTTCTTTGGATCTTCACGTGGACTTGGTGTGAACTCTAATTTTCTAAGACTAAGAAGACAAAGGAATAGCAACTCCAATGGCATGGCTAGTAGTATCAGTAGTGTCAGTAGCACTTCTAATGGAAGTGAGCATGCAGTTGCTGCTAAAGGTGGTGATCTTTTAGCAGATGCTGACTCTGCAGCATGCCGTCAGTCTGATCTGCCATTGAACAATGACATTGCTGGTAGCAAGGTGGTACTGTGTTGTTTTCCTCTTAATTTACAAACTCGTTACATATTGAAATAGTTTTTTTTTCTCAAGAATTGCATTTTAATATATGTTTGTTTGTACAACACTAATTTTTTCCTCTTCTCAGTAGCTGCTAACTTGTAGTGGTAGTACCATGCTTTGCTACATCATTCTTGTGATTAACAGAAGACTGTTATGCCACTATTGACATACGAACATGCTTATCGACTTATTTCTAGTTAGTTATACGCGTGAAATATGAGTCAATTTTTGTGTAAATGAATGATGCTGTAAGTAAAACAATGATCAGCTATGAGTAGTTGCATCCTTTTTTCCTACAGAAAACTAAGTATGTATACTACTGCATAAAATATTTTGTCATCTTCACTCCTCAGTGAGGCTTACACGTGAAATAGAGGCTACGGGAATATGACTTGCTGAACAAATATGTGCATAGTTTATCTTTGGAAGTGCATAACACGCTACGTAGCAAATAATCTAAGCATTGATGGTGATAAAATGGAGCAACATCTTGATAGAAACTGATAATTGAATGCTGGCAGAAATTTCATTACATGGAAGAACACATGCTATACAGTTCATGCCATCTTGTGCATATAATTATTTGCGTAAAACTATCACAACATTAAATTTCATTGCATAGAAGTTTAATTTGTGAGCATATACCAATCTGTTGATGCTAAAATACCACAAAACCAAAATTTCTTGCCACATTACATGCATGAAGTTCTATTCTGGTGAATAATCTCCATATATGCATGTTACACTGTTTGTGTTATTAACTCATTTTGCTATGTTAATGCTTGATAGCATTACCGCACAATCACACTATTGTGTACAATTCTACGTCAACCTTGTGCTGAAGAAGTCTTGACGTTTTGTATTCGTTCAATTAGGTATCCAAGCGCTCTCGTTCTGAAATAACGGAAGTTTCTTCTCATGCTGGCAAAGAAGTTAGGGaaaacatgcaaggtacaaatggTCAGGGGGGATGTTCTTGGGGCTGGGGTGAAGAGGGGGTTGTGATGGACATTGATATACTTCTCTCAGAGTTTGGAGATTTTAGTGACTTCTTTCAAGAGGATGAGTTAGATTTTGGTGAGGTAGGTACCCTATCATCCTCATAGTAGTTATTTGTACATGAAGCAAGGTTACAACATTTAGAGAGACTATGCTTGGTCTTGTATGAGAAGCTCTGTGataatgatgaactcattatgcataTGACAGCAATAATATGACTGTTCGGAATCTGTAGTACTTTTGAAATATTTAATTCCGTTAAATACATCACTAGTTGTATTCTGCAACTTAATATATTGTATTGACTTCGTTGCATTTCATGCTCCTGCAATGCTGTGCATTTTTTAACAAAAGGTTGCTATTGTTGCCGCTGCTTGTTTAAGTTTCTAGATTGTAGCCAATAACTTCACTTCTGCTTTCTCGAGCTTTTAGACTGTAATCAAGGGTCATTTATTGACTTACTTACATATTTCATGAGTTGAAACATGTTGCTTTTGATATCACCAAAAGCTTGTGAAAGAATTTTCTCCTACTGTGCAACTTGTTCCTTTTAACCTTCTACCCTGTCTACTAGCCATGAAATGTGGAATTCTCTGCTTGTTGGATCTAAACAATGAGCACAATGCCAAACCCTTCTTTAAGTGTAAATAACATACTACCTTTTCTGGACATGCAAGTAGAAAACtgtatgaagatgatatttgtgttttaggatcacttctttcTGACTTACCCGCTATCTATAATCCTGATGTTCCATTTTATGTAGCCTCCAGGTACTGCTGAATCACATGCTTTAGTAACCCCTGCTTCGGAATATGGAGACATGCCATTCATAGATAGTCCATCCGTAGCTATGGATATACCTGAACAAAGACTTTCTCCTGTTGGTTTCACATCTATGGAGGCATTTAACCACCAAACGATGTCACCTATTCAGGATGTTGCTTCTAAAGTTCAGGAGCCTCTCAAAGAAATTGCATCACCTGCAGGGTCCCAGTCCTTAGTATTATCATCTAGTAGATCTGATTTTCTCACCAGAGCTGAAGCTACACTCACGTTTGCACCAGAATATGCAGCTGTTGAAATTTCCAGTTGCGAGACGCCGGCAGCACTGTTTACAAATCCCTACTTGCCCCGATCGAAAAAAAGAGGGAGTTGCGGTTTTAGCTCAAGAGTTTATTCATATGATGTCACACAAAGTTCTAAAGTTGAGTCTGCAAGAGACAAGTCTGAGAAGTCTGATAAACTAACGCCAGCTAATCTTTCACGTGATGTTGGTCGATCGAGCTTATACACACTTGTGCAAGGTAGGAAAAATGAGAGTGAAAAGAGCTTAAACAATGCAGACGAACAATCATGCAAGGGAGAAACATCAAGGCCTGTTTCTGGTGAAACTTCATTTAGCTCTTCTCTGACTATGCAAAAGAAGAGTGATAACATGCTTAATGTTGGGTATTTCCTCCTATCTATGAAGACCGCGCTTGCAACTGAAATTGAATGTATCACATTTCAGGCTGCCATGTGCAGAATAAGGCATACACTAGTGTCTCTGAGAACCAAAGCATCTGCTGAGTTAAAAAGTGCTATGCAGACAGAGAGCAGTAGTAACTCGGATCTTGTCCCCAAATATGACATGAAAAGGAAAGAAAGTATACCAGCTAGGCTGTCTAGTGATGCTGACCATGAAATGTATGATAGGTCCCGATTGGAAAACGTGGGAGTTTGGAGGTCTGTCGTGGTACCTAAAGGGGCAAAACCCCTTGATTCTTTGTCCGCTAAAACATTTTCTGGCACAAGCCCATCTGTACAAAGACAACCTATTGTGGAACTCCTCAGTGCCATGGCTCTGCTAGTTCAGCAATCTACTTCATTTGTTGATATCGCACTTGATATGGATGATGGGGATGGTTCTTTTTTCTGGCTCTCCTTGGATGAGCAGAGGAGACGCGGATTTTCTTGTGATCCTTCTATGGTTCATGCTGGCTGTGGTGGACTATTAGGAACATGTCATTCCAAGGATTGCGCTGGTGTTGATTTAGTTGATCCACTTTCTGCAGAGGTAAAAATCTGGTGCTCTGTTTTTCTTGCCATTTCTActtatccatgcatcatgtctccATGTCCCTTTCTGGATACAGGTTTCAGAGTCATCCATGATTGGCTTGTTGCAGTCGGATATAAAATCAGCTCTTAAAACAGCGTTTGCAAACATGGATGGCCCATTATCAGTAATTGATTGGTGCAGGGGTCGAAGTAATATAGCAGAATCTGTTGCCATGGGAGATGCATACTCTTTCCATTATACTGGTGATATTCGAGAGTCTTCAAATTCTATACCCATTGGTGGAGATGCAATGAGCCCACCCCAGTCTAGCAGTGATCGAGGTATTCCTGCTGCCATATCTCTCAACTTGTCTTCAACTTCTTTATTATGTTACAAGCATAGTTTTGCCAGAAGGAGCAAGCCATGATTCATCTAGAGGAGACTGAATATCAATGCAGGCACTTCAGAGGAGCATCATAAGGGATATCACCGTGTTAGACCAACCATCGCCGTCCTCCCTTCGCCATCTCTTCTTGTTGGGTAGCAGACTTGTTTCCCTGAAAATATTtattaaatgaactaacatttaaTTGTCTGCACGCGTTACTGATGCAAGTACTAAAATTGCAGTTATCAGGATGATTGGTTAAAGACCTCTGCTAGTTGCCTCAAGTTGTGGGAGAAGGCTCCTTTGGAACCTTATGCTTCGGCCAAGCCTGTAAGTTGGCACTGTGGTGGCTTATAGCCAACTTATTTTTATTACCTTTTGATATATCCACTGCCTGAGAGCATATTTGTAGTGTCGTTCTAGATCCATAATAGAATCCGTAAATATTTTTGTAATGTAAGTATTCCATATTATGAGGTCAAactgttgccttgtgaccatgaggtcacggatTCGAGTTCTGGTAACAGCCTCTTGGCGAAAtatagggaaaggctgcgtacaatagatcCAAAGTggccggaccctgcgcaagcggcaGCTACGTGCACCAGTCTGCCCTTTAAGTATTCCATATCAGGAAATAGCACAACACAACACACCTGCAAAATGGCCCTAAGTTCTGTAGTCATTCTTGAATCTAGATTACTACATGTTTCTTTGTTTTGGTTACTCTGGAAAGAGTTTTACAGTTTTGGGATTCATAAATTTCTCATTTGTCCGCTCTTTCAGGTTACTTACTATGCACTGTGCCCCGATATTGATATGCTTACTTCTGCAGCCACTGATTTTTTCATGCAGCTTGGAACAAGTAAGTGTCTATAACAATGCTTCTTCTCTATAGCTAGCAATGATCAGTGCTAATTAGCGGTAATTAATGTTGATCAGTAAGGTAGGACTCAAATTCATAAACTTAAAATCTTGATAGCTATTGATTATTTTCTACACTTGTGCCTGCAAAGTGTCTATGAATCCAATGAACATCATTGGTTCACTGTGTTGGCTGTATGACAATGAGACATGTATAGAGTTTTAGGCCTAATGCCACCTTTCCTACCTTTGTATTTACTATTTGTGCAAGCTATATGTTTCATTCAGAGGCAATATTTACAGCCAGTCATTATGCTTTTAAGATAACACTTGAACAAATTATATGGCttcatggatgcaatataattgaTTTTGCTCTATTTGATCACAACATTGTAATAGATATAAACATCCAAAATAATATAACAATGTTTTGTCATTACTGGGGTGACTTGTCAATTAGTCATAGTTTAGCAATCTCATAATCTCCATATAATTATTCTAATTCATTGTGTTTCAAAGTTTGTTCTTTACTTTTATCTATTTTGCATTCTTACAGTTTATGAAGTTTGCAAACTGGGTACTCATTCGCCACAACACAGTGGGGGGCAAATAGAACAATCTCCTGGAAAATACCAGCCTTCAGGACTTGTTCTCGTTGAGTGCCCTGATCAATTGAAGTCTAGTGGCAGCCACTCAGTTTCTATCAGTTCAGTAACTGAATACTTTCAGGCTCTTTCAAAAAGTTGGAGTGTGAAAAGTTTTTTATCATCTCTGGCAAGGATAATCAAGGAGATAAAGCTTAATTTGAACATTTCAACAAATCAGAAAGAGAGCAGTAACATACCTTGCACTGTAAGGCCTTttaccttttcttccttctccacTTCTTTGATCCAAGGGACTTACAAAACAATAGCCGCATATCTCACTTCTTGTATTGTTCTGTGATGATACTCTGCATGGTTTATAGTCATGTATTCTTCTCATTATTTGCTCTTCTCTGATCAGTAtttatttttcctcttcttttttatgaGCGCAGAGAAGCCCACTGAAATAAATATTTTAATACATACTTGTACAAAAGGAATTGGCAAACGAGAAATACATATTAGTAGTCAACTTATTGTAGGATGTTTATTTAATCAGATATGATAATTTACTTATCATTGTTGTTTTGTACTACCTCTGTAACTTTTTGTAAGACGACAGtgtcaaaaacgtcttatattaagttacaTAGGCAGTATATGATTTGTTACTTTGTAGACATGTTGCTTCTGTCATTCCCATTCTGTCCAAATACAACTTTCCTATTTTCTTGATCCAACTGAGGCTCTTGTCATGGTATATACCATTATTTGTTTCCTCTTATGACAACTTTTGTAGGACGCCATTATTTTTCTGCACTTGTTACTAATAAATGCCACCATTGCAGTACACTTCACATATATACGTCACCAATTCTTTtggagatactccctccgttcctaaatataagtctttttagagatttcactatggactattccctccgttccaaaatagatgacccaactttgtactaactttgtactaaagttagtataaagttgagtcatctattttagaacggagggagtacatacggagtaaaatgggtgaatctacactctaaaatatgtctatatacatccgtatgtagtttgtagtggaatctctaagacttgtatttaggaacggagggagtatatattaactCAATTTTTAAGTTTTTGGATGCAGAAATGATCCAATCGTTCATTTCTATTCACTTGTATTTACAAAAAAAAGATCACATGCTCGGGACTTCTAATCATTCAGTTATATGCATGATGGCCTCTAGGTGGATgaattgatatttctttcatgctTTGCCTGGAGCAGTGCTGTGCCACAAAAAAAAACTTTGAGTTGGTATTTCCCCCCAAATCACAATGCTAATCTATTTTAACACCCATGGTCCATTATGTATGCAGGTAGTTTATGTGGTCTGCCCATTTCCTGAACCATCTGCAGTCCTACAGACACTGGTAGAAAGTTCTGTTGCCCTTgggtctatcttatcatcagagaGAGAAAGGAAATCATTCCTATATGCTCAGGTCGCCAAAGCTCTAAACAGCAGTGCTTCTGCTGATGAAGCATCAGCATCCAATGTTGTAATGCTCTCTGGGTTCAGTATACCGAAGCTTGTCTTGCAGATTGTTACTGTTGAAACTTTACTGAGACTCCATAAACCAAATGAGCTTGCTGCCTTCAAGGACATAGCTTTCACTGTGTACAATAAGGCTCGACGGATCCCACGGTTTGTTTCTACGAGTGACATGTTCCAGTCACCTACTTATATGAGTAGGTCTCAGTCGGCGATGATGCATACTGCATCTCCTGGTCCTACCCTTTGGAAAGAATGTCTAGCTCCTCGGATGTCTGGACAAACTCTCTCTAGAGAAACAGAGTTTGATGCATCCATGAGGTCAGTATCATGGGACAACTCATGGCAACCTGGCCGTGCTGTAGGATTGCCTGATCCAAGCAAAATCCCAGAATTATGCGCTCAAGATGACAGGAAGTATGCCTTTGAGCCTCTTTTCATTCTGGCAGAGCCTGGGGCTGTTGATTACAATGATACAATGGAATCTTCAAGATTTGGAGTTGATGCAAGTAGCAGCAGGGTTTACAGCTCAATTTCAGGTGGCACTGATAGTGGAGCAAGCCCGCTACTTGAAGGGTCTGAGAATGACAGTGCTATGAGTCTTCATTGCTGTTATGGCTGGACTGAGGACTGGCGATGGTTAGTATGCATCTGGACAGATTCTAGAGGAGAGTTATTAGACAGCTTAATATTTCCTTTTGGTGGTATTAGTAGCCGCCAAGACACTACAGTTCTCCAAAGCCTATTCATTCAAATTCTGCAGCAGGGTTGTCAAATAATGTCGTCTTCACCAGAGGCTAGCAATATGAGATCAAGAGATGTAGTAATAACCCGTATTGGAGGTTTCCTTGAACTTGAAATCCAGGGTACTAATCAATTTGATCATTAACTCTGTATTTTTCACTTGATAGGCCATATCTATGTGTTTGTAATGTCAATGAATTGTTTATGCAGAATGGCAAAAGGCAATATACTCTTTTGGTGGCAACGAGGTAAAGAAGTGGCCTGTGCAGCTACGGCGATCTATACCTGATGGTATTCCGTCAAATTCTAATGGACCAACACTCGAGCAACAAGATATGGGCTTAATCCAGGACAGAAACATGCCTTCCTCACCAAGTACGTTATACAGCCCCCATCCAAAATCTAGCTTCACGAAAGGTCAGCCAGGCAACAAAAAGCAGATCCTAGCGGAACAAACTGGAATCGAAGGTTCAAGGGGTTCACTGCACTTAGTTCGTAGCATCAGTTTGGTTGCAGTTTCGCAAGATAGCTCACTGCATCTTGCATGCCAAGCGGATCTGCTGGCGACAAGGCCTACTTCTGGTAAGTACTGTCTGTCTGTGTATGTTACTGCATGTTATTATTATCTCCACCTACAAGTGAGTACTTTATTTAATGTGGGGATTTATAAAGTAAATGATCATCACTAAAGGATACAAATACATTCATGATTATCTGTTTTGAATCTTGATCGGGCTAAGTGTCATTACTAATGTGGGGATTTATATGATTATTTGTCAAGTAAAGGATCATGCTTTTAAGGAAATCCATCCATAGTTAAGGACAGTGTCATTACTATTTACTAATGTTCCTTTCCCGTCTCTTACAGGTGAAGGGAATCAAAGCAGCAGCACTGGGGCATCTAGTTACTTAGACGGGTTTGCCCCAGTCAAATCCATAGGGTCAATGTCTGCATCGTATCTTCTGGTTCCATCACCAAGTATGCGATATCTTTCCCCTGCAACACTACAGCTTCCAACTTGCCTTACATCGGAATCCCCACCACTTGCCCACCTATTGCACAGCAAAGGGACAGCAACTCCCTTGGCAATGGGTTATGTCGTCTCCAAAGCTGTCCCA
This window of the Triticum aestivum cultivar Chinese Spring chromosome 5D, IWGSC CS RefSeq v2.1, whole genome shotgun sequence genome carries:
- the LOC123123908 gene encoding mediator of RNA polymerase II transcription subunit 13 isoform X4 — its product is MWTNIFKIGELQTVSWFQFLPVEPDYSATSDRSSKAEQKDALNSTVLSAYLRLQNEGFLSTWTNSFVGPWDPSQGEHNPDEKIKLWLFLSGRHSSVPEMTQPAVAKLRVVSSGLWVAPGNSEEVAAALCQALRNSLERALRGLSYARFGDVFTKYNPPTRNQNSFRRAQPTVEFVFAATEEAIFVHVIISARYMRNLSSDDIEKVLTHTPRSVGEGLPVIVAPSGMLGRLVGCCPSDLARQVYSSKLSAPNLPGFTQPTICQLRGQSYYVEVALGFPPASTGKTSESENNQIKKELDSVNDPHLGADGQQKLESADGLPVLERTFIYPPEAVMVPMVHQAFVRFSSKRMWSQDCMGSSPCEAWPFWNFSPSSYFRNSSFFGSSRGLGVNSNFLRLRRQRNSNSNGMASSISSVSSTSNGSEHAVAAKGGDLLADADSAACRQSDLPLNNDIAGSKVSKRSRSEITEVSSHAGKEVRENMQGTNGQGGCSWGWGEEGVVMDIDILLSEFGDFSDFFQEDELDFGEPPGTAESHALVTPASEYGDMPFIDSPSVAMDIPEQRLSPVGFTSMEAFNHQTMSPIQDVASKVQEPLKEIASPAGSQSLVLSSSRSDFLTRAEATLTFAPEYAAVEISSCETPAALFTNPYLPRSKKRGSCGFSSRVYSYDVTQSSKVESARDKSEKSDKLTPANLSRDVGRSSLYTLVQGRKNESEKSLNNADEQSCKGETSRPVSGETSFSSSLTMQKKSDNMLNVGYFLLSMKTALATEIECITFQAAMCRIRHTLVSLRTKASAELKSAMQTESSSNSDLVPKYDMKRKESIPARLSSDADHEMYDRSRLENVGVWRSVVVPKGAKPLDSLSAKTFSGTSPSVQRQPIVELLSAMALLVQQSTSFVDIALDMDDGDGSFFWLSLDEQRRRGFSCDPSMVHAGCGGLLGTCHSKDCAGVDLVDPLSAEVSESSMIGLLQSDIKSALKTAFANMDGPLSVIDWCRGRSNIAESVAMGDAYSFHYTGDIRESSNSIPIGGDAMSPPQSSSDRGTSEEHHKGYHRVRPTIAVLPSPSLLVGYQDDWLKTSASCLKLWEKAPLEPYASAKPVTYYALCPDIDMLTSAATDFFMQLGTIYEVCKLGTHSPQHSGGQIEQSPGKYQPSGLVLVECPDQLKSSGSHSVSISSVTEYFQALSKSWSVKSFLSSLARIIKEIKLNLNISTNQKESSNIPCTVVYVVCPFPEPSAVLQTLVESSVALGSILSSERERKSFLYAQVAKALNSSASADEASASNVVMLSGFSIPKLVLQIVTVETLLRLHKPNELAAFKDIAFTVYNKARRIPRFVSTSDMFQSPTYMSRSQSAMMHTASPGPTLWKECLAPRMSGQTLSRETEFDASMRSVSWDNSWQPGRAVGLPDPSKIPELCAQDDRKYAFEPLFILAEPGAVDYNDTMESSRFGVDASSSRVYSSISGGTDSGASPLLEGSENDSAMSLHCCYGWTEDWRWLVCIWTDSRGELLDSLIFPFGGISSRQDTTVLQSLFIQILQQGCQIMSSSPEASNMRSRDVVITRIGGFLELEIQEWQKAIYSFGGNEVKKWPVQLRRSIPDGIPSNSNGPTLEQQDMGLIQDRNMPSSPSTLYSPHPKSSFTKGQPGNKKQILAEQTGIEGSRGSLHLVRSISLVAVSQDSSLHLACQADLLATRPTSGEGNQSSSTGASSYLDGFAPVKSIGSMSASYLLVPSPSMRYLSPATLQLPTCLTSESPPLAHLLHSKGTATPLAMGYVVSKAVPPVRKQPTKEDSRHSVLSVSIVDYYGGTVQDKMSRGSKQAARHETSARDYVTDMHNVLEAVAAELHALSWMTVSPVYMERRSALPFHCDMVLRLRRLLHYADRHLSQPTDKGDVS